A part of Agrobacterium vitis genomic DNA contains:
- a CDS encoding Crp/Fnr family transcriptional regulator encodes MNDRILKNGRAAEDRAVSVSPVLTPKNHGDRLGTETDMPMRNRLLGVLAPDDLAAIAPALEPVDLPQGLVLSQPHDIDHYCYFPVSGVGSTVIVSPAGNQSEVGLFGREGMSPASALLDSDRNPCRVIMQVAGTGMRLKTSRLVDLMDSRPPMRRLLLRWAYVVNMQMAFTAQSNAIHSIDKRLARWILMCHDRLDKDELSLTHEFLSIMLAVRRSSVTASLHVLEGERLIYAERKAIRIRDRAGLEAFAADAYGPVEQEYQRLLGPMRYPPLEV; translated from the coding sequence ATGAATGACAGAATTTTGAAAAATGGCCGCGCGGCTGAGGATCGCGCCGTTTCAGTGTCGCCGGTCCTTACTCCGAAGAACCATGGCGACCGACTTGGTACGGAGACAGACATGCCTATGCGTAATCGTCTTCTGGGCGTGCTGGCGCCGGATGATCTCGCCGCCATCGCGCCCGCTCTCGAGCCTGTCGATTTACCGCAAGGGCTGGTCTTGTCGCAGCCCCACGACATCGACCACTACTGTTACTTCCCTGTTTCGGGCGTCGGCTCGACGGTAATCGTTTCTCCCGCTGGCAACCAGAGCGAGGTCGGATTGTTTGGCCGCGAAGGCATGTCGCCCGCCTCTGCCCTGCTGGACAGTGATCGCAATCCCTGCCGGGTGATCATGCAGGTCGCAGGCACTGGGATGCGTCTGAAAACAAGTCGATTGGTTGACCTGATGGATAGCAGGCCGCCCATGCGCCGCCTGCTGCTTCGATGGGCCTATGTTGTCAATATGCAAATGGCTTTCACTGCCCAGTCAAACGCCATTCACTCTATCGATAAACGGTTGGCACGCTGGATCCTGATGTGCCACGACCGGCTGGACAAGGATGAATTATCGCTGACCCACGAATTTCTATCGATCATGCTGGCCGTGCGGCGCTCGAGCGTCACCGCCTCCCTGCATGTGTTGGAAGGCGAAAGATTGATTTATGCGGAGCGCAAGGCAATCCGCATTCGCGACAGAGCAGGTCTCGAAGCCTTTGCCGCCGATGCCTATGGCCCCGTGGAACAGGAGTATCAACGCCTATTAGGGCCAATGAGATATCCGCCGCTTGAGGTTTGA
- a CDS encoding ferritin-like domain-containing protein, which translates to MAEKTLNDLFLDTLKDIYFAEKQILKALPKMARAAQSEEGRNAFLHHREETQGQIERLEQVFELLGKNARGKTCEAIQGIIAEGEEIMEDFKGSPALDAGLISSAQAVEHYEIARYGTLKAWALELGMKEAAALFDATLKEEIATDEKLTALGESSANKKSARKAA; encoded by the coding sequence ATGGCTGAGAAAACATTGAACGACCTGTTCCTGGATACGCTTAAGGACATCTACTTTGCTGAAAAGCAAATCTTGAAAGCCCTGCCAAAAATGGCACGTGCGGCGCAATCGGAAGAGGGCCGTAACGCATTTCTTCATCATCGTGAAGAAACCCAGGGCCAGATCGAGCGGCTGGAACAGGTTTTTGAACTTCTGGGCAAGAATGCCCGGGGCAAGACCTGTGAGGCAATTCAGGGCATCATCGCCGAAGGCGAAGAAATCATGGAGGATTTCAAGGGTTCTCCCGCTCTTGACGCCGGCTTGATTTCGTCGGCGCAGGCCGTCGAGCATTACGAAATTGCCCGTTATGGCACTTTGAAGGCCTGGGCACTGGAGCTCGGCATGAAGGAGGCCGCCGCCTTGTTCGATGCGACCCTGAAGGAAGAAATCGCCACGGACGAAAAATTGACGGCGCTTGGCGAAAGCAGCGCCAACAAGAAGAGCGCCCGCAAGGCAGCGTGA
- a CDS encoding sensor histidine kinase has protein sequence MPLPQEKLAQQELAQKELAQEKLAQEELDWVLVCAPFRKDADYVGALLREHLIEVRAVTEAKGFAQLLDASPGIVIVSHEALTPQIVALTAEHLDRQPNWSEVPIIVLLERGAPLIRIRNQLLSAWPGARLLFYTRPVAPLELVSGIQSNLLVRLRQRQVRDSIERERELRAELNHRVKNILATVTSIFRMTRRGAESLDDLATDFNGRLLALSNVHTAVFEAGGEDVSLSAVVDLIVSPYGTERIAVDGSDLLVSREAGTTLALCLHELITNAIKYGALSVPEGRVSLRWAVDSAEKPTFHFHWRESNGPPVRTPARQGYGTRYVTSALASLFAATPDIQFAEDGLVCSASGPFARISPASVAR, from the coding sequence ATGCCATTGCCCCAGGAGAAGCTGGCCCAACAGGAACTGGCCCAGAAGGAGCTGGCCCAAGAGAAATTGGCCCAAGAGGAACTAGATTGGGTGCTCGTCTGCGCCCCCTTTCGCAAGGATGCCGATTATGTCGGCGCGCTTTTGCGCGAACATCTGATCGAGGTGCGGGCGGTAACGGAGGCCAAGGGCTTCGCCCAATTGCTGGACGCTTCACCGGGGATTGTGATTGTTTCGCATGAGGCTCTTACGCCGCAGATTGTCGCCCTGACTGCCGAGCATCTCGACCGGCAACCGAACTGGTCTGAAGTGCCGATCATCGTTCTGCTGGAGCGGGGCGCGCCGCTGATACGCATCCGCAACCAATTGCTTTCCGCCTGGCCGGGCGCGCGGCTTTTGTTCTACACACGGCCAGTGGCGCCGCTGGAACTGGTCAGCGGTATCCAGTCCAACCTGCTGGTGCGCTTGCGCCAGCGGCAGGTGCGCGATTCCATCGAGCGGGAGCGGGAATTGCGGGCGGAGCTCAATCACCGCGTCAAGAATATCCTGGCAACGGTGACATCGATCTTTCGCATGACACGGCGCGGTGCCGAAAGCCTTGACGATCTTGCGACGGATTTCAATGGACGGCTGCTGGCGCTGTCCAATGTCCATACCGCAGTTTTCGAGGCAGGGGGCGAGGATGTGTCGCTGTCGGCTGTGGTCGATCTGATCGTGTCGCCCTATGGCACCGAGCGGATTGCCGTCGATGGCAGCGATCTGCTTGTCAGCCGCGAAGCCGGAACGACGCTGGCGCTTTGCCTGCATGAATTGATCACCAATGCGATCAAATATGGCGCCCTGTCGGTCCCGGAAGGACGTGTTTCACTTCGCTGGGCCGTTGATAGCGCTGAGAAGCCGACCTTCCATTTCCATTGGCGGGAGAGCAATGGGCCGCCTGTCCGTACACCGGCTCGGCAAGGCTATGGGACGCGCTATGTTACCTCCGCCCTTGCATCGCTGTTTGCGGCGACGCCGGATATCCAGTTTGCCGAGGATGGTCTGGTTTGCAGCGCTTCCGGACCCTTTGCGCGGATCTCGCCTGCGTCAGTCGCTCGCTAA
- a CDS encoding MDR/zinc-dependent alcohol dehydrogenase-like family protein — protein MDRIAAAYREKTHTDEMKAAAITGSGQINIISYALPQPGWSQVRIKLEGFGISTCDPLSRDRRERMLTSVEPIGLDGEGWGVIDAIGPNVRSLSVGDRVASLVQSAYASHHLADADSVITLPPLLDGMPFPGKSLSRAMNIFRRSDIKAGQRVAIIGIDFVGALLVQLASRAKAQVIAVLPRPASVAFARRMGAAEAFTIGEHGTADDRVRIIETVQELTGGYLCDRVIDTTGESGLSDLAAQLTNTQGRLIMVGCQQADPREDVMQPWKERGARVIQTDERNPGMGAGMAPGIGRGISSEICVDGMLEAVAAIMDGRLDPTSLYTHRYRLEELGQALIDARDQPDGFMKALVIY, from the coding sequence ATGGACAGGATTGCCGCAGCGTATCGTGAAAAAACGCATACCGATGAGATGAAGGCAGCGGCTATCACCGGGTCGGGACAGATCAACATCATATCCTATGCCCTGCCGCAACCCGGATGGAGCCAGGTCAGGATAAAGCTGGAGGGCTTTGGTATCAGCACTTGCGACCCACTCTCTCGCGATAGACGAGAGCGTATGCTGACCTCTGTCGAACCGATAGGCCTGGATGGCGAAGGATGGGGCGTCATCGACGCGATTGGCCCTAATGTCAGAAGCCTGTCGGTCGGAGATCGGGTGGCGTCACTTGTCCAGTCCGCTTATGCCAGCCACCATCTGGCCGATGCGGATAGTGTCATCACCCTTCCCCCATTGCTGGATGGCATGCCGTTTCCGGGCAAATCCCTGAGCCGAGCGATGAACATCTTTCGCCGTAGCGACATCAAGGCGGGACAAAGGGTGGCCATTATCGGCATAGACTTTGTCGGGGCCCTTCTCGTCCAGCTCGCCTCGAGGGCCAAGGCGCAGGTGATTGCCGTCTTGCCCCGTCCTGCATCCGTGGCGTTTGCCAGGCGTATGGGAGCGGCAGAGGCGTTTACCATAGGCGAGCATGGGACCGCAGACGATCGTGTGCGGATCATCGAAACCGTCCAAGAACTTACGGGCGGATATCTTTGCGACCGAGTAATCGACACGACCGGCGAGAGCGGGCTGAGTGATCTGGCGGCTCAATTGACCAACACGCAAGGCCGCCTGATCATGGTTGGCTGCCAACAGGCCGACCCCCGCGAAGACGTTATGCAGCCATGGAAAGAGCGCGGAGCCAGAGTAATCCAGACGGATGAACGCAATCCAGGAATGGGCGCAGGAATGGCCCCAGGAATTGGCCGAGGAATCAGCTCAGAAATCTGCGTCGATGGCATGCTTGAAGCGGTGGCGGCAATCATGGATGGGCGGCTCGATCCCACATCCCTTTATACCCATCGCTACCGACTGGAGGAGCTGGGTCAGGCGTTGATCGACGCCCGCGACCAGCCGGATGGATTTATGAAAGCACTGGTGATCTATTGA
- a CDS encoding sigma-70 family RNA polymerase sigma factor yields the protein MATFEDSAGTGGAMAFTTAVHTEIEAHLPALQRFAKRLVGPNGEVEDLVQETILRALNSSSQFRAGTALKSWLFTIMRNAFYTAYNRRKREHVGMDDEFNLRMVMEPPQEWVVLYADLGLAMQHLPEASRQSLLMVASGASYDETALACGCEVGTVKSRVNRARKALSERFSIA from the coding sequence ATGGCAACTTTCGAGGACAGCGCTGGCACCGGCGGCGCAATGGCATTTACAACGGCTGTTCACACGGAAATTGAGGCGCATCTACCCGCCTTGCAACGTTTCGCCAAGCGGCTTGTCGGCCCCAATGGCGAGGTCGAGGATCTGGTTCAGGAGACCATTCTCAGAGCCCTGAACTCCTCCTCGCAGTTTCGAGCCGGTACGGCGTTGAAATCCTGGCTGTTCACAATCATGCGCAACGCTTTCTATACGGCCTATAACAGACGCAAGCGTGAGCATGTCGGAATGGATGACGAGTTTAACCTGCGCATGGTGATGGAGCCACCCCAGGAATGGGTGGTTCTATACGCCGATCTCGGTCTGGCAATGCAGCATTTGCCGGAAGCATCGCGGCAGTCCCTGCTGATGGTGGCGAGCGGCGCAAGCTACGATGAAACAGCACTTGCCTGCGGTTGCGAGGTGGGAACTGTAAAAAGCCGGGTCAATCGAGCCCGAAAAGCATTGTCAGAGCGTTTCAGCATAGCGTGA
- a CDS encoding IclR family transcriptional regulator, producing the protein MAGLERFVDILRLFDEKTSEWTIQDIAERLDVPGSTVYRTVRELVGQGFLDPSREGHYRLGAVFIEFDRRLRLSDPLIREGVPLLRDVVSAVQFPCVAVIARLYRDQVICVADDRSPATDIATSYERGRPMPLLRGATSKTILAQLPRAKLSKIIKGAEGVDRAFDDIASELAAIRKRGFTVTRGEVDSGLVGISVPVTCAQGAINASFSLIVRASDFDDSTERRLAMLLLPASSILADKLNSRWF; encoded by the coding sequence ATGGCCGGACTGGAACGCTTTGTCGATATTTTGAGGCTATTCGACGAGAAGACGTCTGAGTGGACCATACAGGATATCGCAGAGCGGCTGGATGTCCCTGGAAGCACCGTCTACCGCACGGTACGCGAGCTGGTGGGACAAGGGTTTCTCGATCCTTCCCGGGAAGGTCATTATCGCCTCGGTGCGGTTTTTATCGAATTTGATCGACGTCTTCGTCTCTCCGACCCGCTTATTCGCGAGGGCGTGCCTTTGTTGCGTGACGTTGTCTCGGCCGTTCAGTTTCCTTGTGTCGCGGTTATCGCACGGCTGTATCGCGACCAGGTAATTTGCGTTGCCGATGATCGCAGCCCCGCCACTGATATCGCCACCAGCTATGAGCGAGGCAGGCCCATGCCATTGTTGCGGGGGGCTACGTCGAAAACCATTCTGGCGCAATTGCCCCGGGCAAAGCTGAGCAAGATCATTAAAGGCGCCGAGGGCGTAGACCGGGCATTTGACGATATTGCGTCTGAATTGGCCGCCATCCGTAAGCGCGGCTTTACCGTGACGCGTGGTGAAGTGGATTCGGGTCTCGTCGGCATTTCCGTACCCGTCACCTGCGCGCAAGGGGCAATCAATGCCAGCTTCAGCCTGATCGTCCGTGCCAGCGATTTCGATGATTCCACTGAACGGCGACTGGCGATGCTTCTATTGCCAGCGTCTTCAATCCTTGCTGACAAGCTAAATTCCCGATGGTTTTGA
- a CDS encoding SDR family oxidoreductase, whose amino-acid sequence MIDKPTPPFSKQQQSIPGLTRDMDPVPDHGETTYKGSGRLAGKKAVITGADSGIGRAVALAYAREGADVLISYLSEHEDAEETKRLVEEAGRKAVLVAGDLQKADHCRLIIDKAVAELGGIDILVNNAAHQKTFEQIEDISDEEWELTFRVNIHAMFYLTKAAVKHMKPGAAIINTASINADTPSPTLLAYATTKGAIQNFTAGLAQLLAEKGIRANTVAPGPIWTPLIPSTMPPERVSSFGEQVPMKRPGQPAELATAYVMLADPLSSYVSGATIAVTGGKPIL is encoded by the coding sequence ATGATCGATAAACCGACGCCACCCTTTTCCAAGCAACAACAGTCTATTCCGGGACTGACCCGCGACATGGATCCCGTGCCGGATCATGGCGAAACGACCTATAAGGGTTCGGGGCGGCTTGCTGGCAAGAAGGCGGTGATAACAGGCGCGGATAGCGGCATCGGGCGGGCTGTAGCCCTGGCTTATGCCCGCGAGGGCGCCGATGTGCTGATCTCCTATCTCAGCGAACACGAGGATGCCGAGGAAACCAAGCGTCTTGTGGAAGAGGCGGGCCGCAAGGCCGTGCTGGTGGCGGGCGACTTGCAAAAGGCAGACCATTGCCGCCTCATCATAGACAAGGCGGTTGCCGAGCTTGGTGGCATCGATATTCTCGTCAACAACGCCGCCCACCAAAAGACCTTTGAGCAGATCGAGGATATCAGCGATGAGGAATGGGAATTGACGTTCAGGGTCAATATCCATGCGATGTTCTATCTGACCAAAGCAGCCGTCAAGCACATGAAGCCCGGTGCGGCGATTATCAATACCGCCTCTATCAACGCCGATACGCCGAGCCCCACATTGCTGGCCTATGCAACGACCAAGGGGGCCATCCAGAATTTCACGGCTGGCCTCGCCCAGCTTCTGGCGGAAAAAGGCATCCGCGCCAATACGGTCGCGCCCGGCCCGATTTGGACGCCACTCATCCCTTCCACCATGCCGCCTGAACGGGTCTCGAGCTTTGGTGAACAAGTGCCGATGAAACGACCGGGCCAGCCGGCTGAGCTTGCAACGGCCTATGTGATGCTGGCCGACCCGCTGTCGAGCTATGTGTCCGGGGCCACTATTGCAGTCACCGGTGGTAAGCCCATTCTCTAG
- a CDS encoding DUF1127 domain-containing protein — protein sequence MNVARSLNNWRKYRQTVSELGRMTSRELQDLGIERSDIRRVARASVAG from the coding sequence ATGAACGTAGCACGCTCCCTGAACAACTGGCGCAAGTATCGTCAGACCGTTTCCGAACTTGGCCGCATGACCAGCCGCGAGCTGCAGGATCTCGGCATTGAACGCAGCGACATCCGTCGCGTTGCCCGGGCTTCCGTTGCCGGTTGA
- a CDS encoding HWE histidine kinase domain-containing protein: protein MKKRLVAVVLTALSPALGMLVYNEVSARSERYAEVHRQVFETARQAASEVKSVVEGVKALLIATAVIPAVAGQDKQACTDVLKSVVTRVTQVRNIVVLDRNGKLVCDNMGWEVGSDFSDRDYVRQALRSDALSIGDYTVSRISNAPIVPMALAIKQGSETVGVLATAVHLEWLEQRIVQRGLPPGGWITIADRNGIVLARNPGPEKFVGTQIRPPYQTLVQAQQPGTTELIGQDGLRRIMGYVPVSADNPFYVSAGFSAEQAFAPIDRASLLGLAMIAVGAGLALLAAFLIGNRFILGPINHIVAVLQRWRQGDLAARTGMTGRSSELGQVGATVDSLLDELEARRCEAARAEENRKLVARELAHRVKNTMAMIQAIARQTFKDRSQENGVFARRVAALAGAYDILLSEDWKSAGLRDVLERALQPFDSEGDRRIVLQGSPCTLPPEAAVALSLIAHELATNAVKYGSLRDPDGRVRVEWRQDQDRIELEWREEDGPPVVDPTLQGSDLKTSGHKGAGVEGFGSRLIRSAFPRSLSPKISSDFRPDGLRFHLSFAVVQSGSVPSRSETTQSDALGKPQTLAGLQA from the coding sequence GTGAAAAAGAGACTGGTCGCTGTGGTCTTGACGGCGTTGTCACCGGCATTGGGAATGCTGGTTTACAACGAAGTGAGCGCGCGTTCGGAACGCTACGCCGAAGTTCATCGTCAGGTATTCGAAACCGCCCGACAGGCCGCATCCGAGGTGAAAAGCGTCGTGGAAGGTGTCAAGGCGCTGCTGATTGCCACTGCGGTTATTCCCGCCGTTGCCGGACAGGATAAACAGGCCTGCACCGACGTTCTGAAATCGGTTGTCACCAGGGTGACGCAGGTCCGCAATATCGTGGTTCTTGATCGCAACGGTAAACTGGTTTGTGACAATATGGGCTGGGAGGTCGGCAGCGACTTCAGCGATCGCGACTATGTCAGACAAGCCCTTCGTTCCGATGCTTTATCGATTGGCGATTACACGGTCAGCCGGATCTCGAACGCACCAATCGTGCCAATGGCGCTGGCCATCAAGCAAGGCTCCGAGACGGTTGGCGTGCTGGCGACGGCGGTGCATCTTGAGTGGCTGGAACAGCGTATCGTTCAGCGGGGCCTTCCGCCGGGCGGATGGATTACCATTGCCGACCGTAACGGTATTGTGCTTGCCCGCAATCCAGGGCCTGAAAAATTCGTTGGCACTCAGATAAGACCACCCTATCAAACGCTGGTTCAAGCCCAGCAACCAGGCACGACGGAGCTTATAGGTCAGGATGGGTTGCGCCGGATCATGGGTTATGTTCCCGTTTCCGCCGACAATCCATTTTATGTCAGTGCCGGGTTTTCGGCGGAACAGGCATTCGCGCCGATTGACCGGGCTTCTCTTTTGGGATTGGCGATGATTGCCGTGGGTGCTGGTCTGGCTCTCCTGGCAGCGTTTTTAATCGGAAATCGCTTCATCCTCGGCCCCATCAATCACATCGTTGCCGTTCTTCAGCGATGGCGCCAAGGGGATCTCGCGGCCAGAACCGGGATGACGGGGCGCTCCAGCGAATTGGGACAGGTTGGCGCCACGGTCGATAGCCTTCTGGACGAACTGGAAGCACGCCGATGCGAGGCGGCGCGCGCCGAAGAAAACCGCAAACTTGTGGCCAGAGAGCTGGCGCACCGTGTCAAGAACACGATGGCGATGATCCAGGCAATCGCAAGGCAGACATTCAAGGATCGCTCGCAGGAAAATGGCGTTTTTGCCCGGCGCGTCGCAGCCCTTGCAGGAGCCTACGATATCCTTTTGTCGGAAGACTGGAAAAGTGCCGGCTTGCGCGATGTGCTCGAGCGGGCGCTTCAGCCTTTCGATAGCGAGGGCGACAGGCGGATTGTTCTCCAGGGTTCACCCTGCACCTTGCCGCCGGAGGCTGCTGTCGCGCTATCGCTGATCGCGCATGAACTTGCCACAAATGCCGTGAAATACGGGTCTCTTCGCGACCCCGATGGCCGTGTCAGGGTGGAATGGCGACAAGATCAGGATCGGATCGAGCTGGAATGGCGGGAAGAAGACGGGCCGCCGGTTGTTGATCCCACTCTTCAAGGGTCTGATCTCAAAACCTCTGGTCACAAAGGGGCCGGTGTCGAAGGATTTGGGTCGCGGCTGATCCGCAGTGCTTTCCCTCGCAGCCTGTCTCCCAAGATCAGCAGCGATTTCCGGCCCGATGGTCTTCGCTTCCATCTTTCCTTCGCCGTGGTCCAGTCAGGTTCGGTGCCGTCGAGGTCAGAGACAACGCAATCCGATGCTCTGGGTAAGCCGCAGACACTCGCCGGTTTGCAGGCTTGA
- a CDS encoding ATPase domain-containing protein, with amino-acid sequence MPPRKKAAVASTGIAGLDEILRGGLPLPNLFMLQGAPGSGKTTAAIQFLRAGVEAGESCLYVTLSQSAAELRSIAVSHGWTLDGIHVEELSTTGSIDEADEQSIFMTADLRLDETRKAIEAAIDEHKPQRLVYDSLLEIRLITGDSPRFRRELIGFKSFLSKRKVVALLLDTQSPGLDRSGEEVEGLAHGVIRFDKSLEEYGGVRRRIEVSKMRGVPIADGYHDMAIREGAGVVVFPRIMPSTATEATKPQLIKSGVSELDDMFGGGQEAGTTTLVIGQAGTGKSTMSSLYATAALERGESVALFLFEERLETFFRRSEGLGMQLRQFHKDGKLILRDFNPNEVSPGEFGQIVQDAVVQNKVRVVVIDSLTGYLNCLPHREKAVRDIQALLKYLARSGVLTMLIVAQHGLLGQNVGIDVDVSFLGDTVLLLRIMEHEGRLRRSITVVKKRHGPHDLDVRELLIESGSVSVVSYNPLPDPK; translated from the coding sequence ATGCCACCACGCAAAAAAGCTGCGGTTGCCAGTACCGGCATCGCAGGATTGGACGAAATTCTTCGCGGCGGATTGCCCTTACCGAACCTGTTCATGCTTCAAGGCGCTCCCGGATCGGGTAAAACCACCGCCGCCATACAGTTCCTGCGGGCCGGTGTGGAAGCGGGCGAGAGCTGTCTTTATGTGACGCTGTCCCAAAGTGCTGCCGAATTGCGCTCTATTGCCGTTTCCCACGGCTGGACGCTGGATGGTATTCATGTCGAGGAACTATCGACGACAGGCAGTATCGACGAGGCCGACGAGCAGAGCATTTTCATGACCGCCGACCTGCGGCTGGATGAAACCCGCAAGGCGATAGAGGCTGCTATCGATGAGCATAAGCCGCAGCGTCTGGTTTATGATTCGCTTCTGGAAATTCGGTTGATCACCGGCGATTCCCCGCGTTTCCGCCGGGAATTGATCGGCTTCAAGTCCTTCCTGTCGAAGCGAAAAGTCGTGGCGCTGCTTCTCGACACTCAGTCGCCCGGTCTCGACCGCAGTGGCGAGGAGGTCGAAGGTCTTGCCCATGGCGTCATCCGGTTCGACAAGTCGCTGGAAGAATATGGCGGTGTCCGGCGCCGGATCGAAGTGTCGAAAATGCGCGGCGTGCCGATTGCTGACGGTTATCATGACATGGCGATCCGCGAAGGCGCAGGCGTTGTCGTGTTTCCACGCATCATGCCCAGCACGGCGACAGAAGCGACCAAGCCGCAATTGATCAAATCCGGTGTGAGCGAGTTGGACGACATGTTCGGCGGCGGCCAGGAAGCGGGAACGACCACCCTGGTCATCGGTCAGGCCGGTACGGGCAAATCCACTATGTCGTCGCTCTATGCAACGGCAGCGCTCGAGCGGGGTGAAAGCGTCGCTCTCTTTCTGTTCGAGGAGCGGTTGGAAACGTTTTTCCGCCGGTCTGAAGGCCTCGGAATGCAATTGCGGCAGTTCCACAAGGACGGCAAACTGATCCTGCGCGATTTTAACCCGAACGAAGTCTCACCCGGCGAGTTCGGCCAGATCGTTCAGGATGCCGTCGTGCAGAACAAGGTGCGCGTCGTGGTCATCGACAGCCTGACGGGCTATCTGAATTGCCTGCCACATCGGGAAAAGGCCGTTCGCGATATCCAGGCCTTGTTGAAATATCTAGCGAGATCCGGTGTCCTGACCATGCTGATCGTCGCGCAGCACGGGCTTTTGGGCCAGAATGTCGGCATTGATGTCGATGTCAGTTTCCTCGGCGATACGGTGCTTCTCTTGAGAATTATGGAACATGAGGGCCGGTTGCGGCGCAGCATCACCGTGGTCAAGAAGCGCCATGGTCCGCATGATCTGGATGTCCGGGAATTGCTGATCGAAAGCGGTAGCGTCAGCGTCGTTTCCTATAACCCGCTTCCTGATCCGAAATGA